A single genomic interval of Agarivorans aestuarii harbors:
- a CDS encoding DegT/DnrJ/EryC1/StrS family aminotransferase, with protein sequence MRDLPSWPSFTEQEAQAVSDVLLSNKVNYWTGTQGKTFEKEFAAWAETNFAVAVANGTLALELALRALGIAAGDEVVVTSRTFIASASAIVNVGAKPVFADVDLSSQNITPGTIQAVFSNKTKAIICVHLAGWPCDMDAINQLAQQHKLFVIEDCAQAHGALYRGKPVGGLGDVAAWSFCQDKIMTTGGEGGMVTTNDKALWEKMWSYKDHGKSYDTVFNKAHPPGFRWLHESIGSNWRMTEMQAAIGRIQLTRMTEWQQQRQANAQQLASCLALFPFITVPQVPEHIQHAFYKFYAFVDKGQNSISRDQIIDSLNAAGVPCMQGSCGEVYLEKAFDGLDVRPKLPLANAKHLSDSAIMFMVHPTITTQDMQHVCELVQDCLSRMSAEMLV encoded by the coding sequence ATGCGAGATTTACCTTCTTGGCCAAGCTTTACAGAGCAGGAAGCTCAAGCTGTAAGTGATGTACTGCTATCAAATAAAGTTAACTACTGGACCGGTACCCAAGGCAAAACCTTTGAGAAAGAATTTGCTGCTTGGGCAGAAACCAATTTTGCAGTTGCTGTTGCAAATGGCACCTTAGCGTTAGAGTTAGCTCTCCGGGCCTTAGGCATTGCCGCTGGTGATGAAGTTGTGGTTACCTCGCGCACTTTTATTGCTTCGGCCAGCGCTATCGTTAATGTTGGTGCTAAACCTGTTTTTGCCGATGTTGATCTCTCTAGCCAAAATATCACCCCAGGAACTATTCAAGCCGTTTTTAGCAATAAAACCAAAGCGATTATTTGTGTGCACCTCGCTGGTTGGCCTTGCGATATGGATGCGATTAATCAGCTAGCCCAACAACATAAGCTGTTTGTGATTGAAGACTGCGCCCAAGCTCATGGCGCCCTTTATCGTGGTAAGCCAGTAGGTGGATTGGGCGATGTCGCTGCTTGGTCATTTTGCCAAGACAAGATTATGACCACTGGTGGTGAGGGTGGCATGGTGACCACCAATGATAAGGCTTTGTGGGAAAAAATGTGGTCGTATAAAGACCATGGTAAGTCTTACGATACCGTGTTTAATAAAGCGCACCCGCCAGGATTTCGTTGGTTACACGAGAGTATTGGTAGCAATTGGCGGATGACTGAGATGCAAGCAGCTATTGGCCGAATTCAGCTAACTCGCATGACTGAATGGCAGCAACAGCGACAAGCCAATGCTCAGCAACTGGCTAGTTGTTTAGCGCTATTCCCTTTTATTACTGTTCCTCAAGTACCCGAGCATATTCAACATGCTTTTTATAAGTTTTATGCCTTTGTTGATAAAGGCCAAAACAGCATAAGTCGCGACCAAATTATCGACAGTTTAAATGCTGCAGGTGTACCTTGTATGCAAGGCAGTTGCGGTGAAGTTTACTTGGAAAAGGCCTTCGATGGTTTAGATGTTCGACCGAAGCTGCCATTAGCTAATGCCAAGCACTTAAGTGACAGTGCCATTATGTTTATGGTGCACCCAACAATCACCACCCAAGACATGCAGCATGTTTGCGAGCTTGTTCAGGATTGTTTAAGCCGCATGTCCGCAGAAATGCTTGTTTGA
- a CDS encoding nucleoside-diphosphate sugar epimerase/dehydratase, with translation MLPQFNLMSLFERPSRRQKVALIFSLDIVFLSLAFWGALWVRFESHHYFSDTPTWITFGSVIFTTLAGFWYFGLYRAVLRYINEKNLQAILFSFALATLLMIVTSFYFQAVIPRTAPFIYLAFGVIMCGGVRFAVRYLFVWLENSTKQNVIIFGAGDSGRQLLQAIGQGDDFQALAFIDDKKELRHSLIHGLTVYPPQQLPMLIRRFHVDKVLLAIPNAGKKRRSEILSSLADLNIEVLTVPRLNDLVTGEAKVDQIKEVDIEDLLGREAVSPDSHLMDSSIRHKTVLVSGAGGSIGSELCRQIVQFRPKRLLLVERSEVALYEIERELIKRCEALALNVELVPLMISVQHLPRLSAMMKANKVDTVYHAAAYKHVPLVEQNVVEGVCNNVFGSYNIAQAAIKAKVSTFVLVSTDKAVRPTNVMGATKRLAELVMQSLADHQSETTISMVRFGNVLGSSGSVIPLFKEQIRKGEDLTITHPDIIRYFMTIPEAAQLVIQAGSMATGGEVFVLDMGEPVKIAELAKRMVHLSGLEVRDEANPDGDIELKYTGLRPGEKLYEELLVGDDERPTDHPRILTANESFMPWAELMALFDELNQACEAMDEQAVIALLKQAPLAYCQEQETPLLKAVS, from the coding sequence ATGTTACCGCAATTTAATTTGATGAGTTTATTCGAGCGGCCAAGTCGCCGACAAAAAGTTGCGCTTATTTTTTCGCTCGACATAGTCTTTTTAAGCTTAGCTTTTTGGGGCGCACTGTGGGTGCGCTTTGAAAGCCATCATTATTTTTCTGATACGCCAACCTGGATAACCTTTGGCTCGGTGATTTTTACAACCTTGGCAGGCTTTTGGTACTTTGGTCTTTACCGGGCGGTGCTACGATATATTAACGAAAAAAACCTACAAGCAATCTTGTTTAGTTTTGCCCTTGCCACCCTTTTAATGATTGTTACCTCATTTTATTTTCAAGCGGTTATCCCAAGAACTGCACCATTTATCTATTTAGCCTTTGGCGTGATTATGTGTGGTGGTGTGCGTTTTGCGGTTCGTTACTTGTTTGTTTGGTTAGAAAATAGCACTAAACAAAATGTGATTATTTTTGGTGCTGGTGATAGTGGTCGCCAGCTACTGCAAGCCATTGGCCAAGGGGATGATTTTCAAGCGCTCGCATTTATTGATGATAAAAAGGAATTGCGGCATTCACTGATTCACGGTTTAACCGTTTATCCTCCTCAGCAACTTCCTATGCTAATCCGTCGTTTTCATGTGGACAAAGTATTATTGGCGATCCCCAACGCCGGTAAAAAACGCCGCTCTGAGATTCTTAGCTCTCTAGCTGATTTGAATATTGAGGTGCTCACCGTACCTCGCTTAAACGACTTGGTGACCGGAGAAGCTAAGGTTGACCAAATTAAAGAAGTGGATATTGAAGATTTATTAGGACGTGAAGCTGTCAGCCCTGATAGCCACTTAATGGACAGCTCTATTCGCCATAAAACTGTATTGGTAAGTGGTGCTGGTGGTTCTATTGGCTCTGAGCTTTGTCGCCAAATTGTTCAGTTTAGGCCTAAGCGTTTGTTGTTGGTTGAGCGCTCTGAGGTTGCTTTGTATGAAATTGAACGTGAACTTATTAAACGCTGTGAAGCGTTAGCGCTTAATGTTGAACTAGTCCCCTTAATGATCTCGGTTCAGCATTTACCGCGCTTAAGCGCGATGATGAAAGCAAATAAGGTAGACACGGTATACCATGCCGCGGCCTACAAGCATGTGCCATTGGTGGAACAAAATGTTGTTGAGGGCGTATGTAATAATGTGTTTGGCTCATACAATATTGCTCAGGCGGCAATTAAAGCCAAGGTAAGCACCTTTGTATTGGTTTCAACGGACAAAGCGGTGCGACCGACCAATGTAATGGGCGCTACGAAACGCTTAGCCGAATTAGTGATGCAAAGCTTGGCCGATCACCAATCCGAGACCACTATTAGCATGGTTCGCTTTGGTAATGTTCTGGGGTCTTCTGGCTCAGTAATCCCCCTGTTTAAAGAGCAAATTCGTAAAGGCGAAGATTTAACCATTACCCATCCCGATATTATTCGTTATTTTATGACCATTCCGGAAGCCGCTCAGTTAGTGATTCAAGCTGGGTCTATGGCTACGGGCGGAGAAGTGTTTGTTTTGGACATGGGCGAACCAGTGAAAATTGCTGAGCTTGCTAAACGCATGGTTCATCTTTCTGGGTTGGAAGTAAGGGATGAAGCCAATCCTGATGGTGATATTGAGCTTAAATATACTGGATTGCGCCCTGGCGAGAAGCTGTATGAAGAGTTGCTGGTGGGCGATGATGAGCGACCAACCGATCACCCTCGTATTCTTACAGCCAATGAGAGCTTTATGCCTTGGGCAGAGTTGATGGCTTTGTTTGATGAGCTAAACCAAGCGTGCGAAGCGATGGACGAGCAAGCGGTGATCGCATTATTAAAACAAGCGCCATTAGCGTATTGCCAAGAGCAAGAGACACCATTACTTAAGGCTGTTTCGTAG
- a CDS encoding ATP-binding protein — protein MNKQPLRLTLIRGLPGSGKSTLAATLDAVHLEADMYFVDKQGTYNYCAEDIGLAHQWCQQQTEYHLAKGSNVVVANTFVKQWEMQVYRELADKYQAKLEVRVCSAVYPNIHGVSQETIESMRANWED, from the coding sequence TTGAATAAGCAGCCGTTAAGGCTAACTCTGATTCGAGGTTTGCCCGGTAGCGGCAAGTCTACCTTAGCCGCCACTTTAGATGCTGTTCATCTAGAAGCTGATATGTACTTTGTTGATAAACAAGGCACATATAATTATTGCGCCGAAGATATTGGGCTGGCACATCAATGGTGCCAGCAACAAACCGAATACCACCTAGCTAAAGGTAGCAATGTAGTGGTAGCCAATACCTTTGTTAAGCAATGGGAAATGCAGGTCTACAGAGAGCTGGCTGATAAGTACCAAGCAAAGCTAGAGGTGCGAGTATGTAGCGCAGTTTATCCCAATATTCATGGGGTAAGCCAAGAGACTATCGAAAGTATGCGGGCTAATTGGGAAGATTAG